The nucleotide window GCATTTCGTCATCGACGGCGGCATCCGCAGCGCTGCGCGCGCGGAACCTGCCGATCGCCCGGACTCGATGCTCGACCCCGACGCGATTGCGCTGAGCTACTGGAACGTGCTGCAGCAGCCGCGCAGCGCCTGGACCTGGGAAGTGGAATTGCGGCCCTGGGTGGAGAGGTTTTGAGACAAGGCCGTCATTCCGGGGCGCATCGAAGATACGAACCCGGAATGACAGATCAACATGGGAAACGACATGACCACCGAAACCAGGATCGACACCGGCACCGACGAACTGCTCTGCGTGATCCGCGACCATGTCGCAACCATCACGCTGAACCGCCCCGAAGCGCGCAACGCGTTCTCTGATACGCTGACGCCGGCGCTTCGCAGCATGATCAAGAGCTTCGGCGAGAACCCCGAGGTCGGTGCGCTCCTGCTGACGGGCGCGGGCACCGCGTTCTGCGCCGGCGGCAACGTCAAGGGCATGGGCGCGCATCGCGACAAGAAGAAGTTAGAGATGTCCTATGACGAGAAGGTCGCCGACCTGCAGGAGCGGCAGCGCCTGCTGACCGGCGCGCTGGCCTCGGTGCGCAAGCCGACGATTGCGGCGCTGCCCGGCCCTGCGGTCGGCGCTGGCCTCGCGCTCGCGCTGGCCTGCGATATCAGACTAGCGGCGCAATCCGCCTTCGTCTCCACCGGCTATGTCCGCGTCGCGCTCTCCGGCGATTACGGCATCGCCTGGCTGCTGACGCGGCTGGTCGGCACCTCGCGGGCGCGGGAGCTGATGTTTACCGGCGATAAGGTCGATGCCGCCCGATGCGAGGCGATCGGCCTCGTCAACCGCGTGGTGCCCGACGACAAGCTGCAGGCCGAGGCTTTTGCGCTCGCCAGATCCATGGCCGAAGGCCCGACGCTCGCGCTGCGCTACATCAAAGACAATCTCGACGAAGCGCTGCAATTCGACTTCGCCACTGCGCGCGACCACGAAGCCGAGCGCCTCGTCCGCCTGACCACCACCGCCGATCACAAGGAAGCGGTGCAAGCCTTCATCGACAAGCGCAAGCCGGTGTTCAGGGGAAGCTGAGTTCCTTTTCCGCGGGTAGCGGAAAATCGCCCGGTTCTGGTGCGGCCAGAACCGGGCTCAGTGATCAAACCGCAAGCGAGGACATGGCGCTGGGAGAGACGGCGGCGAGCCGCCAACTGGCGCATGGGATTTCCTGCGGTTCGACGTGGATGTCTTTCTGAAAACGCGTCAGCCTCCAGTCGCCGGGCGTATTGCTGAAGGCGTAGCCGGCCTTGCGGGCGAGCGCGATCATGGCGTCATTGGAACGCAGCGTGTCGCCGAAGATGCGCTCGGCGCCGAATGAAGCCGCTCGGCATTCGAGATTTTTCAACAGCGCCTTGCCGATGCCGTGGCCCTGCCAACGATCATCGATCGAAAGGCCGAATTCGATCGAGACAGTCTCGCTGTCGAAAGCATAGCGCGCTTCGCCGACGATGGTCTCGCGACCATCGACCGGCACGGTCGCGACCACACTGAACCGATCCGCTTCGCCGACGTGGATGAAGCGCTCGAGTTCGGACGCCGGCAGTTCGCTGGCCGCGCCGAGGAAACGGTTGTAGCGGGACCGCGTCGAGAGCCCGCGGAAATAGTTCTGCAGCGTCTCGGCATCGCGCGGCTCGACGAAGCGCACGGCCACGGCCTGGCCATGTCGCGAGCGCAGCTCGTCCGAATACTGCCTGAGATCGTCGAAACGGAGCCTGGTCATCGCGCGCTCCCGCCGTTCCTCATGAAAATGGCCGGCGCCCCTCCTATGAGGCGGCGCCGGCCGGCTGCCACTCAAGCCCGCCAGAACGGCTTTTCGGCCTCGTAGGCGACGTCGCTCCAGGAGATGCCGATGTCATGCAGCTCCCGCTCCGACCACCTGGCCAGTTCGCGGCGCGACTGGTAGCGCTGCCGCCAGACATGGATGGTCTCGGCCAATTGGCTCAAAATCCCCGGCCCATGATGATTTATCATCGATTCATGCGTGTAAGTGGACATTTTCGGCTCCTGTAGTA belongs to Bradyrhizobium icense and includes:
- a CDS encoding enoyl-CoA hydratase; this translates as MTTETRIDTGTDELLCVIRDHVATITLNRPEARNAFSDTLTPALRSMIKSFGENPEVGALLLTGAGTAFCAGGNVKGMGAHRDKKKLEMSYDEKVADLQERQRLLTGALASVRKPTIAALPGPAVGAGLALALACDIRLAAQSAFVSTGYVRVALSGDYGIAWLLTRLVGTSRARELMFTGDKVDAARCEAIGLVNRVVPDDKLQAEAFALARSMAEGPTLALRYIKDNLDEALQFDFATARDHEAERLVRLTTTADHKEAVQAFIDKRKPVFRGS
- a CDS encoding GNAT family N-acetyltransferase; translated protein: MTRLRFDDLRQYSDELRSRHGQAVAVRFVEPRDAETLQNYFRGLSTRSRYNRFLGAASELPASELERFIHVGEADRFSVVATVPVDGRETIVGEARYAFDSETVSIEFGLSIDDRWQGHGIGKALLKNLECRAASFGAERIFGDTLRSNDAMIALARKAGYAFSNTPGDWRLTRFQKDIHVEPQEIPCASWRLAAVSPSAMSSLAV
- a CDS encoding DUF1127 domain-containing protein — encoded protein: MSTYTHESMINHHGPGILSQLAETIHVWRQRYQSRRELARWSERELHDIGISWSDVAYEAEKPFWRA